Proteins from a single region of Myxococcales bacterium:
- a CDS encoding PilZ domain-containing protein — translation MQTQHHPRYKKRIPCEFEDDQGHHLGMVLNVSQSGLFLSSRVTPRVGSKIVLHLSPGSGPRSTDVAARVVWKRKVHRSAQVMGDGGFGLEIEGACEGYDRLMRDLVPAMAHQAANAQATAEEGGACEPTPATFCVRAALAGTPRTRSLEIRAVDDQEACARALGSLGEGWQILGVAPVTPKP, via the coding sequence GTGCAGACCCAACATCATCCTCGCTACAAGAAGCGCATCCCGTGCGAATTCGAAGACGACCAGGGGCACCACCTCGGGATGGTGCTGAACGTCTCTCAGAGCGGCTTGTTCTTGAGTTCGCGGGTGACACCGCGGGTGGGGTCAAAGATCGTGCTGCATCTCTCACCTGGCAGTGGGCCGCGTTCCACCGACGTCGCCGCCCGGGTGGTGTGGAAGCGCAAGGTGCACCGCTCAGCCCAGGTGATGGGGGACGGAGGGTTTGGGCTCGAGATCGAGGGAGCGTGTGAGGGTTACGATCGCCTGATGCGGGATTTGGTGCCCGCGATGGCACATCAGGCGGCGAACGCGCAGGCCACTGCCGAAGAGGGTGGGGCGTGCGAGCCGACGCCAGCGACGTTTTGCGTGCGCGCAGCGCTCGCCGGGACACCCCGGACCCGAAGCCTGGAGATCCGCGCGGTCGACGACCAGGAGGCATGCGCTCGAGCGCTCGGCAGCCTGGGCGAGGGATGGCAAATCCTCGGTGTGGCTCCGGTAACTCCAAAGCCCTAG
- a CDS encoding PEP-CTERM sorting domain-containing protein has protein sequence MKERRRPARAAAALVCAILAVNSISKVASAANCTAPGCTIAEINAWATEVVELIRGAINIDVPEAGNVTYGDPADILGIASGVPTEAVSLGDAGSVTVKFADPIYDGPDFDFAVFENGISSGDPALIFMELGFVEVSSDGINFARFGALTSRTTAVASFEETDPDDYDNLGGNRLAGTGTEFDLFELSNHPLVISGDVDLNAILYVRIEDVVGNGSRSDFMGNPIYDPFPTPFITGGFDIDAVGAINVPEPGTETGLIAGALGLAWLSRRRERGSVSSQRRPR, from the coding sequence ATGAAAGAACGAAGACGGCCCGCACGGGCCGCCGCGGCGCTCGTGTGCGCGATCCTCGCCGTGAATTCAATCAGCAAAGTTGCGAGTGCCGCGAACTGCACCGCGCCCGGATGCACCATCGCGGAGATCAATGCCTGGGCGACTGAGGTCGTCGAGTTGATCCGCGGTGCCATCAACATCGATGTACCCGAAGCCGGGAACGTCACCTATGGCGATCCCGCAGACATCCTCGGCATCGCGTCGGGCGTCCCGACCGAAGCCGTATCCCTGGGCGATGCGGGGTCGGTCACCGTGAAGTTCGCCGATCCGATCTACGACGGCCCCGACTTCGATTTTGCGGTCTTCGAGAATGGCATCAGTTCTGGTGACCCCGCTCTGATCTTCATGGAACTCGGCTTCGTGGAAGTCTCGAGCGACGGCATCAACTTCGCTCGCTTTGGCGCCCTCACCTCGCGCACGACCGCAGTGGCCAGCTTTGAAGAGACCGACCCCGACGACTACGACAACCTCGGGGGCAATCGTCTTGCGGGCACCGGCACGGAATTCGATCTGTTCGAGCTCAGCAATCACCCCCTGGTGATCAGCGGCGACGTGGATCTCAATGCGATCCTGTACGTGCGCATCGAGGATGTCGTGGGCAACGGTTCCCGGAGCGATTTCATGGGCAATCCGATCTACGACCCTTTTCCCACTCCGTTCATCACGGGAGGCTTCGACATCGACGCAGTCGGTGCGATCAACGTACCCGAACCCGGGACCGAGACCGGTTTGATCGCGGGAGCCCTCGGGCTCGCATGGCTCTCGCGCAGACGCGAACGCGGAAGCGTTTCAAGTCAACGACGACCGAGATAG
- a CDS encoding GlxA family transcriptional regulator gives MGFWPDDSFKRDASDGHPKRPRRIVMLAYDDAQILDITGPLEVFSTAASVGEAETGEISGPAYSIELAALASGPVRMSSGLELVARRSLDDVCNDEAAIDTLMVPGGTGTERAVQNPAHIAWIQALAPRARRVASVCSGTFLLARAGLLEGRRVTTHWASCDLLEKFYPGLRVDPEPIFIKDGNVYTSAGVTAGMDLALALVEEDFGRQTALQVARTLVMFLKRPGGQSQFSAQLSAQLAERDSLREVQSYIVEHPNADLSVENLAARSAMSPRNFARVFSAEVGSTPARFVETTRVEAARTRLEETRGGVEVIAEACGFGSSETMRRAFLRNLHVAPTEYRDRFRSNATGQTDQKEKTA, from the coding sequence ATGGGTTTTTGGCCTGACGACAGTTTCAAGCGAGACGCGAGCGACGGGCATCCGAAGCGCCCCAGGCGCATCGTCATGCTGGCCTATGACGACGCGCAGATCCTCGACATCACCGGTCCGCTGGAAGTCTTCTCTACCGCAGCGAGCGTGGGCGAGGCAGAGACCGGAGAGATCTCCGGTCCCGCATACTCGATCGAACTCGCAGCCCTGGCTTCCGGCCCCGTGCGTATGTCTTCCGGACTCGAGTTGGTGGCGCGCAGAAGTCTCGACGACGTGTGTAACGATGAAGCTGCCATCGACACCCTGATGGTGCCGGGGGGGACGGGAACCGAGCGCGCTGTTCAGAACCCGGCTCACATCGCCTGGATTCAAGCGTTGGCGCCCCGGGCGCGCAGGGTTGCTTCGGTTTGCTCGGGAACCTTCTTGCTCGCCCGGGCCGGGCTGCTCGAGGGGCGGCGTGTCACGACGCATTGGGCATCCTGTGATCTCCTGGAGAAGTTCTACCCGGGCCTGCGCGTCGATCCCGAGCCCATCTTCATCAAGGATGGCAACGTCTATACGTCGGCCGGTGTCACCGCGGGCATGGACCTCGCCCTCGCGCTGGTCGAAGAAGACTTTGGGCGCCAGACGGCGCTCCAAGTGGCGCGCACCCTGGTGATGTTCTTGAAGCGTCCGGGAGGCCAATCTCAGTTCAGCGCGCAGCTTTCGGCCCAGTTGGCGGAGCGAGACAGTTTGCGCGAAGTCCAGAGCTATATCGTCGAGCATCCGAACGCCGATCTCAGTGTCGAAAACCTCGCTGCGCGCAGTGCAATGAGCCCGCGCAACTTTGCACGAGTCTTCAGCGCCGAAGTCGGGAGCACTCCGGCTCGCTTCGTCGAAACGACCCGGGTGGAAGCCGCACGCACGCGACTCGAAGAAACTCGCGGCGGCGTCGAGGTCATTGCCGAAGCCTGTGGTTTCGGCAGCAGCGAAACCATGCGCCGAGCATTTCTGCGCAACTTGCACGTGGCACCCACGGAGTACCGCGACCGTTTCCGGAGCAATGCCACGGGCCAGACCGACCAGAAGGAGAAGACAGCATGA
- a CDS encoding TonB-dependent receptor, whose protein sequence is MIRRAKPHWAALLGAAFALGASALPQIATAQVTDPEDEAIEEMIVVGVKMGALPMDATSFSSEIDLQRFEGEQRRLEDLLAQTVGVQLRRFGGPGERAEISIRGFASSQVVVQLDGMTLNNGMGGGVDLSSIPLAQLESVSVTRGGSSLRAGSGAMGGVVELRTRRPDFPSQLASAQAGSFNTYDVSFYRTQPGRVADLGFGYSGFRTDGDFEFARVETRLPSGQIILPSTPSATRINNKHTQHNGHLSLGVDLDSAGYLLAQQSFSYNDRGQPGLDREVPSIIAGQQRLAHQRVLRSLSQLRWEEFELGLEGASIQASLSHRFENSRFNDPNPALLAPIDDQFDDMSTALSLRPEWTVRGWGGDHHFNSELLLTRDAARASGDRLRERIGVAWVLRDNVRFFGRHLRIEPGVRLDWTDQSGSRLIPSLGIVVAPWPWLHVKGNVNRSYRNPSFQDLYLPDRGSISGNPDLEPERATNYDLGFELVLDSFFFLHNIRLATSLFRSEIDDSIIWVRRSPYKVQPINSGRSYTEGVEISSSVGLGPYITFSANHTELRARTRPDGIRLPGRAERETHVRIELGRAGVVKAVGEMQRTGSISVTESGNYLLPSRTSWNASLEFELSHLLQGKRSDQKLRRLWAHAAIDNISNIAIRDSLSFPQPGRNLRVGVEAQW, encoded by the coding sequence ATGATTCGCAGAGCCAAACCTCACTGGGCTGCCCTGCTCGGAGCCGCATTCGCACTCGGGGCGAGTGCGCTGCCGCAGATTGCGACGGCACAAGTCACGGACCCGGAGGATGAGGCGATCGAGGAGATGATCGTCGTTGGGGTCAAGATGGGAGCGTTGCCCATGGACGCCACCTCTTTCTCCAGCGAGATCGATCTCCAACGCTTCGAGGGCGAGCAGCGCCGCCTCGAGGACCTGTTGGCACAAACCGTTGGCGTGCAACTGCGACGCTTTGGCGGACCGGGGGAGCGAGCCGAGATTTCCATTCGCGGTTTTGCATCGTCCCAGGTCGTGGTGCAACTCGACGGCATGACACTCAATAATGGAATGGGCGGCGGCGTAGACCTCTCGAGCATTCCACTGGCGCAGCTCGAAAGTGTGTCTGTCACCCGAGGCGGGAGTTCCCTGCGCGCCGGGAGCGGTGCCATGGGCGGCGTCGTCGAACTCCGAACCCGGCGGCCCGACTTTCCGTCCCAACTCGCCAGCGCCCAGGCGGGTTCTTTCAACACCTACGACGTCTCCTTCTACCGCACCCAGCCGGGCCGCGTGGCAGATCTGGGATTCGGATACAGCGGTTTCAGAACGGATGGAGATTTTGAGTTTGCTCGCGTCGAAACTCGACTTCCCAGTGGCCAGATCATTCTCCCATCAACCCCGAGTGCGACCCGCATCAACAACAAGCACACCCAACACAACGGTCATTTGAGCCTGGGAGTCGATCTCGACTCGGCGGGCTACCTGCTCGCTCAACAGAGCTTCTCCTACAACGATCGCGGGCAGCCGGGACTCGATCGAGAAGTCCCGAGCATCATTGCGGGGCAGCAGCGCCTTGCCCATCAACGTGTCTTGCGCAGCCTCTCTCAGCTGCGATGGGAAGAATTCGAGCTGGGTCTCGAGGGCGCGAGCATTCAGGCCTCGCTCAGCCATCGCTTCGAGAACTCGAGATTCAACGACCCGAATCCCGCTCTATTGGCACCGATCGATGATCAGTTTGACGACATGTCGACTGCATTATCCCTGCGACCGGAATGGACTGTTCGGGGGTGGGGGGGCGATCACCATTTCAACAGCGAATTGCTCCTGACTCGGGATGCCGCTCGGGCGAGCGGAGACCGGTTGCGCGAGCGCATTGGCGTTGCCTGGGTGCTGCGCGACAACGTCCGATTCTTCGGACGACATCTCCGCATCGAACCCGGCGTGCGCCTCGATTGGACCGACCAATCGGGAAGCCGCCTGATCCCGAGCTTGGGAATTGTCGTTGCCCCCTGGCCCTGGTTGCACGTCAAGGGCAACGTCAACCGCTCCTATCGCAACCCCAGCTTCCAGGACCTGTACCTGCCCGACCGCGGCTCGATTAGCGGCAACCCCGATCTCGAGCCCGAACGCGCCACCAACTACGACCTCGGCTTTGAGCTGGTTCTTGATTCATTTTTCTTCCTTCACAACATCCGACTCGCGACCTCGCTGTTTCGCTCGGAAATCGATGACTCGATCATCTGGGTGCGCAGGAGTCCCTACAAGGTCCAACCCATCAACTCGGGTCGCAGTTACACAGAGGGAGTCGAGATTTCGTCCAGCGTTGGACTCGGGCCGTATATCACGTTTTCGGCCAATCACACCGAATTGCGGGCGCGGACGAGACCCGACGGCATTCGGTTGCCCGGGCGTGCCGAACGCGAAACCCATGTGCGAATCGAGCTGGGACGTGCTGGCGTCGTAAAGGCCGTCGGCGAGATGCAACGTACAGGGTCCATTTCTGTTACCGAGAGCGGGAATTACTTGCTGCCCTCTCGAACCTCGTGGAACGCATCACTCGAGTTCGAGCTGAGCCACTTGCTTCAAGGGAAGCGAAGCGATCAGAAACTTCGGCGTTTGTGGGCTCACGCCGCGATCGACAACATCAGCAACATCGCAATCCGTGACAGCCTTTCGTTTCCACAACCGGGACGCAACCTGCGAGTTGGCGTGGAGGCGCAATGGTGA
- a CDS encoding arsenate reductase ArsC, translating to MTATKSERTDLLFLCVANSARSQLAEGLARAMAPEAVGVHSAGSDPGQLHPLAVEVLAEINIDISHHHSKAIAAIPTECIATVITLCDEEVCPILSGDIEILHWPLRDPAGARGTEDDARGRFRDTRDAIQARLRDFFANSAHRAD from the coding sequence ATGACAGCAACAAAAAGTGAGCGCACGGACTTGCTGTTTCTGTGTGTCGCAAACTCCGCTCGCAGTCAACTCGCCGAGGGGCTCGCGCGCGCGATGGCGCCCGAAGCGGTGGGCGTACACAGCGCGGGCTCCGACCCGGGCCAGCTTCACCCCCTGGCCGTCGAGGTCCTCGCCGAAATCAACATCGACATTTCTCATCACCACTCGAAGGCGATCGCTGCGATTCCCACCGAGTGCATCGCGACGGTCATCACGCTGTGTGACGAAGAGGTCTGTCCGATCCTATCGGGCGATATCGAGATCCTGCATTGGCCCCTGAGAGATCCCGCCGGCGCGAGGGGAACCGAGGACGACGCGAGGGGACGATTCCGCGATACCCGGGACGCGATTCAGGCTCGCCTGCGAGACTTCTTCGCAAACTCCGCCCATCGGGCGGATTAA